From Bifidobacterium sp. ESL0790, one genomic window encodes:
- a CDS encoding GH25 family lysozyme — protein sequence MARNRAAPRHKSGSYYARHKIERLRRDVKRLAVATVVALGLTVTPAALADAGFDNASWQGCYSAGQARAAGASFSITKLTEGPGYENEYAGCQIATNREAGLRMAAYDFAQNGLYTATASADNFTRVAQKYGLVHAGVIPVLDWEPAGNLKRDVGWAKTWLDRVQSEWGVKPLIYMSANTIQMADWTPVAGADYGLWVAGYPRGYQGERLRDPGPPPYDLGPWGFAAAWQYSSSGLVPGVGTAVDVDWFYGDAVTWSKYADAPVGSAQNPVYQTPDPSQVRPAQGAPTADGNTLADEVIRGEFGNDPTRRQLLGSRYDEVMAIVNRRMGHTGSSGGYYVVKPNDYLSKIWPQNWRSVASLNGISWPYTIYPGERIYTGGASSWDHSVRVRPGDTLSAIAARLGISPSQIHGYRSGNPNLIYPDEVLTY from the coding sequence ATGGCACGGAACAGAGCGGCACCTCGGCACAAGTCGGGGTCCTATTACGCCCGTCACAAAATCGAGAGGCTGAGGCGCGACGTCAAGCGCCTGGCGGTGGCCACGGTGGTCGCGCTGGGCCTGACGGTGACGCCCGCGGCGTTGGCGGACGCCGGCTTCGACAACGCCAGCTGGCAGGGCTGCTACTCGGCCGGCCAGGCCAGGGCGGCCGGGGCGAGCTTCTCGATCACGAAGCTGACCGAGGGGCCGGGCTACGAGAACGAGTACGCGGGCTGCCAGATCGCCACGAACCGCGAGGCGGGCCTGCGCATGGCGGCCTACGATTTCGCGCAGAATGGCCTGTACACGGCCACGGCCTCGGCCGACAACTTCACCCGCGTCGCCCAGAAGTACGGGCTCGTGCACGCCGGCGTCATCCCCGTCCTGGACTGGGAGCCTGCCGGCAACCTCAAGCGCGATGTCGGGTGGGCCAAGACGTGGCTCGACCGGGTGCAGTCCGAGTGGGGCGTCAAGCCGCTAATCTACATGTCGGCGAACACCATCCAGATGGCCGACTGGACTCCCGTGGCCGGCGCGGACTACGGCCTGTGGGTCGCGGGATACCCCCGCGGCTACCAGGGCGAGCGTCTGCGCGACCCCGGGCCACCGCCCTACGACCTCGGACCGTGGGGCTTCGCCGCGGCATGGCAGTACTCCAGCTCGGGCCTCGTGCCCGGCGTGGGCACCGCGGTCGACGTGGATTGGTTCTACGGCGACGCGGTCACCTGGTCGAAGTACGCCGACGCCCCGGTGGGCAGCGCGCAGAACCCCGTCTACCAGACCCCGGACCCCTCGCAGGTCAGGCCCGCGCAAGGGGCCCCGACCGCCGACGGGAACACCCTGGCCGACGAGGTGATCCGCGGGGAGTTCGGCAACGACCCCACGCGCCGCCAGCTGCTCGGCAGCCGCTACGACGAGGTCATGGCCATCGTCAACCGCAGGATGGGCCACACGGGCTCGTCCGGCGGATACTACGTGGTGAAGCCCAACGACTACCTGTCGAAGATCTGGCCGCAGAATTGGCGCAGCGTCGCCAGCCTCAACGGCATCAGCTGGCCGTACACCATCTACCCGGGAGAGAGGATCTACACCGGCGGGGCCTCCTCCTGGGACCACTCGGTGAGGGTGCGCCCGGGAGACACGCTCAGCGCCATCGCCGCGCGTCTCGGCATCAGCCCCAGCCAGATCCACGGCTACAGGTCAGGCAACCCCAACCTGATCTACCCGGACGAGGTATTGACCTACTAA
- a CDS encoding phage holin, whose amino-acid sequence MEEKPRHAFNSPGLERLATTNVETEASTPATPALETPDGTMPAWLLPDKVYDVLYWIVTTVLPDLAILVASIGYGVHWQPTSVVVLVISAVDAFLGGIMGISKLHAKLKAKSNSS is encoded by the coding sequence ATGGAAGAGAAACCACGCCACGCGTTCAACAGCCCCGGGCTCGAACGCCTGGCCACGACCAATGTCGAAACCGAGGCCAGCACGCCGGCGACGCCAGCGCTGGAAACCCCGGACGGGACGATGCCCGCCTGGCTGCTACCGGACAAGGTCTATGACGTCCTCTACTGGATCGTCACCACCGTGCTCCCGGATCTCGCCATCCTCGTGGCGTCCATCGGCTACGGGGTCCACTGGCAGCCCACAAGCGTCGTGGTGCTCGTCATCTCGGCGGTCGACGCCTTCCTCGGCGGCATCATGGGAATCAGCAAGCTGCACGCCAAACTCA
- a CDS encoding site-specific integrase, translating into MPWTSALPYRHARASPPAMPPPKKGMSQSISDCSQSGIDEPPDNRWWNPTRGIHRKALRACGFSRSEELILNEFVDAKWRPSCAALRECTMVGYESALRLHILPVFGEMKLDDIDVQGVEAWIAGMPSRGAARKAWSVLRSILRKAVRWGDLERDITLRVQSPKRCNYHPAVLNSHQIRTLLQGFYNHPLEAWLICSVTLGLRTEEALGLEWTDINLRDGHVSIERGLQWVGGHEVIVDPKTNLSRRTVILPRFAVKRLRQIRHGRKGRIIGDLNPNQVARRYRTRCRKNNLPWVPRRNLRHSWATTALAAGVDVAIVSRALGHSDISTTARYYLRPELSVLRDAQKLWEHSIMAS; encoded by the coding sequence ATGCCGTGGACGAGCGCCCTGCCGTACCGCCATGCCAGGGCGAGCCCGCCGGCGATGCCGCCACCCAAAAAGGGGATGAGCCAGTCCATAAGCGATTGCAGCCAGTCAGGCATCGATGAGCCTCCCGATAATCGATGGTGGAATCCCACACGCGGAATCCACAGGAAAGCCCTGCGAGCGTGTGGGTTTTCAAGGAGTGAAGAATTGATACTGAATGAATTCGTCGACGCAAAATGGCGTCCATCCTGCGCGGCGCTTAGGGAGTGCACGATGGTGGGTTACGAGTCTGCGCTGCGTCTGCACATCCTGCCCGTCTTCGGCGAAATGAAGCTGGATGATATCGACGTGCAAGGCGTGGAAGCTTGGATCGCGGGCATGCCCTCCAGAGGAGCTGCGAGAAAGGCGTGGTCTGTGCTCCGCAGTATCCTCCGCAAAGCCGTACGTTGGGGAGATCTCGAGCGAGACATCACACTTCGGGTACAGTCACCAAAGCGCTGTAACTATCACCCTGCAGTACTTAACTCTCATCAGATACGGACTTTGCTGCAGGGGTTTTACAATCATCCCCTCGAAGCTTGGCTTATCTGCAGTGTGACCTTAGGCTTGCGCACCGAGGAGGCATTGGGGCTGGAATGGACTGATATCAATCTACGCGATGGCCATGTGTCCATCGAGCGGGGTTTGCAATGGGTAGGAGGTCATGAGGTCATCGTGGACCCCAAGACCAACCTATCGCGAAGGACCGTGATTCTGCCAAGATTCGCCGTCAAGCGCCTTCGACAAATTCGACATGGGCGCAAGGGCAGGATAATCGGTGACCTTAATCCTAACCAAGTAGCGAGGAGATACCGCACACGGTGTCGGAAAAATAACTTGCCATGGGTACCCCGACGAAACCTACGCCACTCTTGGGCGACCACGGCTCTCGCCGCCGGCGTCGATGTCGCAATCGTCAGTCGCGCCCTGGGGCACAGTGACATATCGACCACTGCACGCTACTACTTGAGGCCCGAGCTGTCAGTCCTGCGTGATGCTCAAAAGCTCTGGGAGCACAGCATCATGGCTTCGTAA